AGTTCTttatatgcaagtagtgacTTCGGAAGACCTTacgacaagttcatagaatttgGAACAAATCGAGACGAAAAATTAATGCATCtgttgggattggtgctttGGTGCAATTTTTGGTGCAAACCATCTGGCGTTAGCTGAGAAGAACATGGactggtataaattgatgttgatttacacaaaaataactACTCCTTCGTTCAATACAGTagttcctgtcgttacatttcactacttgcaaaatGTCTTGGGGTGTCCTCGACTTGATATTGTTCTGTTTCCGCTTCGTCGATTTTTAAGTTTGCGGACTGAATATGGGAAAGTctggaaagacggacaccccggacatcacattttttattttaaatttgaatgttgtacaaacttgcaatataGTGTATCAATATCTGTGGCACTTACTGTGTACACTTAGCTGGCTTTCtgttaaatttattttaaaaaacaaaaaaaaagaaatctacagagagcagctcgatgtaaattttcgtctgcagaagataaggttctcattgttatcgagtaatttttgacgtaggactacgtctttcatttctataccggggtgtaaaatcaaagtttcgaaaacgaaagcgttacgccggagaccgagattttgaacgttaatagctcttaaacaactgaacgaaatggtatgataaacacttcattcgaaagataaacagtctacgcgtcatatacttgttactttttcatcctaaaacttgtttcaatagtcttaaaattgctttcgaaacaagctattgaaattaccaatcggtatataagcgagcgccgctcgtaaacccactcagttatgattgaacagcgattggagcatgttgtcgctgttgttgtgaagctaatttcgtttatcatgaaagcgctgatgaacggtgtcaccaagagcctgtttgtgcacctaaggccagaagggaatccatcaggaggaaagtgatgccacggttccgtttgaaacatcggagcagccgccacacacacacatacacgcgcggaattctcgttgctatcatcgttgctgaaaaataatttgccagttcccctgggaattgaaaaatacattgatgcgaaagagtttattttaatgttttctatccatataacactgcaaccagaTACATTTGgtttggtgatttttcaatcaatcgcaattaatatatttttttcccatcagaggaaaattttcgtatccaatattggttgcataacatgaaaaacgtgaaacatcatcgcgaaaatcaagtcagttttcgagcgattatttgctttctactcatataatgctgcgaccaaatacatttggttttggattttttcaatcaagtgcgatcaacgtaagaccacgtctttcgtcaatttattagaggtgcaatgaatctttaggaattcccgctctacgcgcactggcaaacaaatgtttactcaacaatttctcaaacgagaaatgggtgttgtgagaaaggattagcaaacgcgaaaacgacaaacgggagaaagatatgtttggaggttgaaagaaattggcagaaaaacttcttcattctatcattcaaataatgtgattcataccacttcgttttaccagaaagagtttcttgatgctcaaaggaggaatcgagtcctccgaggaaattacccagcgcaaattagagtcgactatcgattgcggtattcgtacacaaataatttttataatgcagtttcaccaaagtgatttcttcggatatattcactacatcatgtcatgtatttcatattcttcattatgcatggatagcacacaaattggtatcttcgaataagtctcctgcagcgtcataaccgcggaactttggtagcgcaagtcggttttgaaatactgagcaattccacgatccaaatgctgcaaaggtagctgcggatcagtgTTGGGAACACTGGCAACCGTAACTCAAAAAGCATCACAGGGCTCACCGTTGGCAGGCGACTGTCATCGGATTGACGTCATCGATGTGTCACCGAGAATGAGGTTGTCTCCTCGAAAACGTGTTCTTTAAGTCAGTCTATTTTAATTGTCTCACGAATAAAGTTTAAGTTATTGTAACGTTAGTATATTCTTTCATTTCACCACCTCGCAACGCGAGCGTTACAACAGTGGCGACGAGAACGCGAGTTTTTTTTCGTGAGTTTTACGAATTTTGACGGAAAATCCGCGTAGAGAAAGCGCGATCGAATTTCAACTACGACGCCGCCGCCGAACAAAAGGAAGCGTACCTTCAGCAAAATGGAGGGTCAACAGAATCAGCCTCCGAATAGACACCCACAGTTTCGTCAACAGCAGCTTCCTTCCCAAGCGGTGCCACCAGGTCTGAATCCGGGAAACAGTCCACCCGGTCATCAACAGCAGTACCATCAGCAGCCGATTTTTACCCAGGGAATGACGGCGGATAGTGTCATCGTACAAATTTTGCAACACCTTCAGCAGCAACAGGCAGTAACAAACCAGCTTCTCCAGCAGCAGCGTGAAGGCACACATCAACAGCAGGAGTTCCTGCAACAGCAGGAAGCGCTTTTCCGGAATGCGATGTCATCAATCAACGTCAGCGTTCCCCCTAATCCagaagccatcttggattcgCTAGCTGGGAACATCAAAGAGTTCCAGTTTGATCCTGAGAACCACTGTACTTTCGCTGCCTGGTACGCTCGATACGAGGACCTCTTCGCCGAGGATGCACACAgactggatgacgatgctaaagtgAGGTTACTTCTGCGCCGCCTGGGAACCAAAGAGCACTACAGATACGTGAGCTACATATTACCAAGTACGCCGAAGGATTTCACGTTCGACGTAACGGTTCAGAAGCTTACAGCACTATTCGGGACCACAGAATCAATGGTGAAGAAACGCTACAGTACGCTCACCATCGCTAAAACCCCGACTGAAGATTACGTCACTTTCGCGTGTCGGGTAAACAAAATGTGCGTAGAATTCGAGCTGAAGAAGATGTCCGAGCAACAATTTAAGTGCCTAATGTTCGTTTGTGGTCTCAAGGGTGAGTGTGACGCCGATGTACGTACCAGGCTGTTGGTGAAGATTGAGAGCAACGATGATGTCACCCTAGAGGCGATGATTGATGAATGTCAGCGGCTGATCAATCTAAAGAACGATACAGCGATGATTGAAGGTCCATCCGGACAGGTGCAAGCAATCAAAGGAGGTTCACATCATCATCAGAGGAAGTTCCAGAAGCGGTCAACAGAACGATGGAAAGGTTCTCTAGTGCCGGAAGAGGTGAAGAAGATTCCTGCGACTCCGTGCTGGAACTGTGGTGCGATGCACTACTCGAAGCATTGCAGTTTCCGCAACCACAGATGCAACGAATGTAGGCAGTTTGGCCATAAGGAGGGCTACTGTTCAACAACGAAACGTTCGTCCAAACCAGTGAAGCAGCGCAACAGGAAGGTTTCTACCAAAACCATCGCACTTTCCGTGGGCAACGTCCAGAGCAAGCGACGGTTCGTGCAGGTAGAAATCAATGGTGTTCCAGTGCGCCTACAATTGGATACGGCATCGGATATCACAATTGTGTCCGAGCAGGTCTGGAAGCAGCTGGGTCAGCCAACAACGGTGCCGGCAACACAGATCGCAAAGTCAGCGTCGGGTGAACAACTCGATCTGCAGTACGAGTTTGCATGTGAGGTATCATTCAACGGGTCAGCGCAGCAGGGCAGGATTTTCGTCTCCAAGTGTTCGCTCAACCTACTGGGCATCGACTTCATCGACAAATTCGATCTTTGGTCACTACCGATGGACAATTTCTGCAACCATATCAGTGGTGTACCTGTAGATGTAAATTCATTGCAGAAGGCGTACCCGAAGTTATTCAGCAATACATTGGGGCTGTGCAATAAGGCCAAAGTCAAGCTAGTTTTAAAGGAATCCTGTCGACCAGTTTTCCGCCCTCGTCGACCAGTTTCCTATGCTATGCTACCAACAGTTGACGAAGAGCTCGATCGTCTGGAACGGTTGAATATTATTTCACCTGTAAATTACTCCGAGTGGGCGGCTCCAATAGTGGTTGTTAGGAAGGCGAACGGCAGCATACGCATTTGTGGGGACTACTCCACTGGGCTCAACGAGCGGCTCCAATCTCATCAATATCCGCTCCCGCTTCCACAGGACATTTTCTCCAAACTGGCCGGTTGCATCGTGTTCAGCACAATCGATTTGTCTGATGCTTTCCTGCAGATGGAAGTCGATGAGAGTTCACGCCGTATGCTCACAATAAACACGCACCGGGGGTTGTATGAATACAACAGATTACCACCCGGAGTGAAGGCAGCACCAGGGGCATTTCAGCAGATAATTGATACCATGCTGGGCGGACTTTCGGATACCTCTGGCTACTTGGACGATGTTATCGTCGGAGGCAAGAATGCTGAAGAGCACCAACGAAATCTGCACGCCGTTTTACAGCGGATTCAAAAGTACGGTTTCACCATACGTCCTGAGAAGTGCTCATTTGCGAAGCCACAGATTCGGTACTTGGGATTTCTGTTAGATCGTCATGGCATCCGCCCGGATCCAGCAAAAATTGCAGCCATCATGAATATGGCGCCACCACAGGACTTGACCGGAGTGCGTTCCTTCCTGGGGGCAATAAACTATTACGGGAAGTTCGTCCCAAGCATGAGAACTATCCGTTATCCGTTGGATGAACTTCTCAAGAGCAGCACATCATTCATCTGGACTCCGGAATGCCAGCAGACGTTCGACAAATTCAAGGAAATATTGTCCTCCGAACTCCTGCTCACCCATTACAACCCGGAACAGGAAATTATAGTATCAGCCGACGCATCATCAGTCGGAGTAGGAGCAACGATAAGCCATAAATTTCCTGACGGCAAGGTCAAGGTTATCCAGCATGCTTCTCGGGCACTCAACGCTGCCGAACAACGATACTCCCAGCCGGATCGTGAAGGTCTTGCGATAGTGTTTGCGGTAACCAAATTCCATAAGTTCATATTTGGAAGGAGGTTCCAGCTTCAAACAGACCATGCACCGCTTCTACGTATTTTCGGGTCCAAAAAGGGGATACCGGTTTACACGGCCAACCGGCTCCAACGTTGGGCCTTAACATTGCTTAATTACGACTTTTCCATGGAATACGTCCCGACCGACAAATTTGGAAATGCTGACGTGTTGTCCAGGCTCATCAACCATCATGCCAAGCCGGACGAGGATTTCGTCGTAGCGTGCACCAACTTAGAAGATGATTTGAGGTCAGTAGCGATAAGTAGCGTCAGTTGTTTACCTCTCAGTTTCAGTATGGTACAACAAGCAACCAAAACCGATCCAGTACTGCGGAAGATTCAC
The Toxorhynchites rutilus septentrionalis strain SRP chromosome 2, ASM2978413v1, whole genome shotgun sequence genome window above contains:
- the LOC129769798 gene encoding uncharacterized protein K02A2.6-like, producing the protein MEGQQNQPPNRHPQFRQQQLPSQAVPPGLNPGNSPPGHQQQYHQQPIFTQGMTADSVIVQILQHLQQQQAVTNQLLQQQREGTHQQQEFLQQQEALFRNAMSSINVSVPPNPEAILDSLAGNIKEFQFDPENHCTFAAWYARYEDLFAEDAHRLDDDAKVRLLLRRLGTKEHYRYVSYILPSTPKDFTFDVTVQKLTALFGTTESMVKKRYSTLTIAKTPTEDYVTFACRVNKMCVEFELKKMSEQQFKCLMFVCGLKGECDADVRTRLLVKIESNDDVTLEAMIDECQRLINLKNDTAMIEGPSGQVQAIKGGSHHHQRKFQKRSTERWKGSLVPEEVKKIPATPCWNCGAMHYSKHCSFRNHRCNECRQFGHKEGYCSTTKRSSKPVKQRNRKVSTKTIALSVGNVQSKRRFVQVEINGVPVRLQLDTASDITIVSEQVWKQLGQPTTVPATQIAKSASGEQLDLQYEFACEVSFNGSAQQGRIFVSKCSLNLLGIDFIDKFDLWSLPMDNFCNHISGVPVDVNSLQKAYPKLFSNTLGLCNKAKVKLVLKESCRPVFRPRRPVSYAMLPTVDEELDRLERLNIISPVNYSEWAAPIVVVRKANGSIRICGDYSTGLNERLQSHQYPLPLPQDIFSKLAGCIVFSTIDLSDAFLQMEVDESSRRMLTINTHRGLYEYNRLPPGVKAAPGAFQQIIDTMLGGLSDTSGYLDDVIVGGKNAEEHQRNLHAVLQRIQKYGFTIRPEKCSFAKPQIRYLGFLLDRHGIRPDPAKIAAIMNMAPPQDLTGVRSFLGAINYYGKFVPSMRTIRYPLDELLKSSTSFIWTPECQQTFDKFKEILSSELLLTHYNPEQEIIVSADASSVGVGATISHKFPDGKVKVIQHASRALNAAEQRYSQPDREGLAIVFAVTKFHKFIFGRRFQLQTDHAPLLRIFGSKKGIPVYTANRLQRWALTLLNYDFSMEYVPTDKFGNADVLSRLINHHAKPDEDFVVACTNLEDDLRSVAISSVSCLPLSFSMVQQATKTDPVLRKIHRFIRNGWPTSKSETQDIELRRFHDRPGLHHVRGQVGDPLHLPKKVLGSTPQGPSRDASNESSRTQLCVLAGIG